From Campylobacter showae:
CGTCGTCATCGTCTCCGCGGGCGTTTACTATTTTTATCCGACGGAGTTAAACGAGGCGCAACGTCTAGCTTACCTTAAAAGCTACGGCGTGACGCTAGGACTCACTATCGGCGGCACGGCTATCGGCGTGACTTTGGGCTTTATTTTGGCGTTTTTAAAATTTTTAAATATCAAAATTTTAAGCTTTCTCATCGACGAATACGTAGATATCCTGCGCGGAACGCCGATTATTTTGCAGCTTCTTATATTTTCGGTCGTGATTTTTGCTACTTGGAGCGATAACTTTTACGTCGCTTTGATCGCGCTTGGACTAAACAGCTCCGCCTACGTCGCAGAGATCGTGCGTAGCGGCATAAATAGCGTCGATAAAGGGCAGATGGAAGCCGCAAGGGCGATGGGCCTAAACTACTACGTCTCGATGCGCGAGGTGGTGTTCCCGCAGGCGACTAAAAACATCCTGCCTGCGCTTGCGAACGAATTTATCTCGCTGTTTAAAGAGACTTCGGTCGTAGGCTACATCAGCGTCATCGATATCACGATGCAAAGCAAAAGCCTGCAAGCGGTATTTTATAGTCCGGAGCCCGTGATTTTCACGGGCATAGTTTACTACGTCAGCGTGAAGTTCTTTACGTTTTTGGTTAAAATTTTAGAGAGGAGGCTAAATCGCCATGATTGAGATTAGAAATTTGAGTAAAAATTACGGCGATTTGCGCGTCCTAGACGACATCAGCGTAGATATCAAACAAGGCGAAATCATCGCTATCATAGGTCCTAGCGGCGGCGGAAAGAGCACGTTTTTGCGCTGCATAAACCGCCTAGAGGAGCCAAGCGGCGGGCACATCAAGATAAACGGCGAGGATATAACGGACAAAAAAACGGATATAAACAAAATCCGCCAAAAAGTGAGCATGGTTTTTCAGCACTTTAACCTTTTTGCAAATAAAAACGTCTTGCAAAATTTAACCCTAGCTCCGATAAAAGCAGGAATTTTGGATAAAGAAAGCGCGGAAAAAAAAGCCGACGAGCTACTAAAAAGCGTGGGTCTAAGCGATAAAAAATACGCCTTCCCGCACAAGCTCTCGGGCGGTCAAAAACAGCGTATAGCAATCGCTAGAAGCCTAGCGATGAATCCCGAGGTCATACTCTTTGATGAGCCAACCAGCGCGCTAGATCCCGAGATGATCGGCGAAGTGCTAGACATCATGAAAGACGTCGCCGCAAAAGGCATCACGATGCTAGTCGTCACTCACGAGATGGGCTTTGCTAAAAACGTGGCAAATAGAATATTTTTCATGCACGGCGGAAAAATAGCCGTGGATGACACACCTAAAAACGTATTTGAAAACCCTAGCAATCAGCGTTTGCAGGATTTTCTAGGTAAAATTTTAAACCACTAAAAGGAGGTCAAAATGTCACAAAACATCGTTGCGGCTTTGTCCGCCGGCAAATTTAAAAAACTTTTCGTTTTCGTAGCCGCCGCTTTGATGCTTTCAGGCTGCGGTCAAAGCTCGAATGAAAAAGCAAGCAAAGACGCCGCAGTAAAAAACGAGGCAACCCCCGTAGCGGTACAGCAAACGATAAGAGTGGGCTCGAGCGCGGACTATCCGCCGTTTGAGTATATCGACGAGCACAACAAGATCGTAGGCTTTGAAATCGATATGATAGAAGCCGTCGGCAAGAAAATCGGCGTCAAATTTGACGTACAAAATATGAGCTTTGACGGGTTAATCCCTGCTCTAAAAACAGGCAAGATAGACGCCGCATTAAGCGGCATGAGCGCGACTGAGGAGAGACGAAAATCGGTCGATTTTACGAAGCCTTATTATTTTTCGGATAATCTTTTCATCCGCAAAAAAGGCGCTGACGTAAATGCGACCAATATGCATCTCAAAAAAATAAGCGCACAAATAGGCACACTGCAAGAGAGCGCGGCTAAATCTATCTGCGGCGACCTATCCGTGCCTGCAGAAACCGTAGCGGCTGCGATTTTGTCGCTAAAAGCGGGCAAAATCGACGTAGTGCTAACAGATAGCCCGATCGGCTACGAGTATCTAAAGCAAAACTCTGATTTGGAGGAGTTTTTAAAGCTTCCCGACGGCACCGAAGGCTTTGCCGTAGCGTTTAATAAAGGTAAGCACCTAGAGCTAATCGGCAAGATAGACGCCGCGA
This genomic window contains:
- a CDS encoding amino acid ABC transporter permease, producing the protein MLNEKFFRALFFVVIVSAGVYYFYPTELNEAQRLAYLKSYGVTLGLTIGGTAIGVTLGFILAFLKFLNIKILSFLIDEYVDILRGTPIILQLLIFSVVIFATWSDNFYVALIALGLNSSAYVAEIVRSGINSVDKGQMEAARAMGLNYYVSMREVVFPQATKNILPALANEFISLFKETSVVGYISVIDITMQSKSLQAVFYSPEPVIFTGIVYYVSVKFFTFLVKILERRLNRHD
- a CDS encoding basic amino acid ABC transporter substrate-binding protein, with the translated sequence MSQNIVAALSAGKFKKLFVFVAAALMLSGCGQSSNEKASKDAAVKNEATPVAVQQTIRVGSSADYPPFEYIDEHNKIVGFEIDMIEAVGKKIGVKFDVQNMSFDGLIPALKTGKIDAALSGMSATEERRKSVDFTKPYYFSDNLFIRKKGADVNATNMHLKKISAQIGTLQESAAKSICGDLSVPAETVAAAILSLKAGKIDVVLTDSPIGYEYLKQNSDLEEFLKLPDGTEGFAVAFNKGKHLELIGKIDAAIEELKKSGEFDKMMEKYGLK
- a CDS encoding amino acid ABC transporter ATP-binding protein, with the translated sequence MIEIRNLSKNYGDLRVLDDISVDIKQGEIIAIIGPSGGGKSTFLRCINRLEEPSGGHIKINGEDITDKKTDINKIRQKVSMVFQHFNLFANKNVLQNLTLAPIKAGILDKESAEKKADELLKSVGLSDKKYAFPHKLSGGQKQRIAIARSLAMNPEVILFDEPTSALDPEMIGEVLDIMKDVAAKGITMLVVTHEMGFAKNVANRIFFMHGGKIAVDDTPKNVFENPSNQRLQDFLGKILNH